Within Campylobacterota bacterium, the genomic segment GTATACGAAAAAGATTTTATAGTCGAATTCAAAGCAGATCAAAGCCCGCTGACCGAGGCAGACAAAAAAGCGCATGATATTATCACCAAAGGGATTGAGGCCCTCGGTCTTGGGTTGCCGATACTCTCCGAAGAGGGACGGGAAATCCCTTATGAAGAGCGCAAAACTTGGGAATACTTTTGGATGGTAGATCCCCTGGACGGTACGAAAGAGTTCATCAAAAAAAATGGGGAGTTCACCGTCAATATTGCACTTATCCATGACGGCACCCCTGTATTAGGGGTCGTTTACGCTCCGGTTCTTGGCGAAATGTATTGGGCCAAACAAGGCTTCGGAGCCTATAAAAACGGCGAAAAGCTCCCTCTTTTCAAGACAGACACCTCAAAGCCATTACGCATCGTTGCCAGTAAATCGCATTTATCCGCTGAAACCAAGGCCTATATCGACGAACTTTCCAAAACTGCAGGATCGATTGAATGCATCAGCCGAGGAAGCTCTTTAAAGCTCTGCATGGTCGCAGAAGGAAGTGCGGATATCTATCCCCGTCTTGGTCCCACGATGGAATGGGACACGGCAGCAGCGGACGCGATTGTCAAAGAAAGTGGCAAAAGCGTTATTGAATTTAGAAATGGGTATCCTATTTTTTACAACAAACAAAATTTACTCAATCCATCATTTATTGTGAAAAAAACATGACCCATACTAAAAAAATAGCTATTCTACAATCAAACTATATTCCATGGAAAGGATACTTCGATCTGATCAACATGGTCGATGAATTTATTCTATACGATGATATGCAATACACCCGTAGGGATTGGCGCAATCGCAACAAGATCAAAACCCCCCAAGGGCTCCAATGGCTAACTATACCCGTTGAGGTGAAAGGGAAATACTATCAGGCGATCAAAGACACCAAAATCAGTGAAGCCGACTGGGGGAAAAAACATTGGCAGAGTATTCGTCTCAACTATTCAAAAACACCTTATTTCCAGCACTATAAAGATATATTTGAGCCATTGTATCTGGATAATGACCTGCTATATCTCAGTGAAATCAATTATTGCTTTCTCCAAACCATCAATAAGACTCTTGGAATCGCAACCCCTCTTCGTTGGTCAAGCGAATTCGACCTAATTGATGGTAAAAGCGAACGCTTGCTCGGACTTTGTAAAGATTGCAATGCTGCCGAATACATTAGCGGCCCTGCAGCCAAAGACTACCTGGATGAAACGCTTTTTGAACAAGAAAATATCCGCGTCAGCTGGATGGATTATACAGGCTATCCGGAGTATCATCAATCATTTCCTCCATTTGAGCACGGTGTTAGTGTTTTGGATCTTATCTTCAACGAAGGGCCTAATGCACCAAAATTTATGAAAAGTTTTGAAAGGACAGAATAATGGTATTATCGATTGTCACGACCCTCTACCGTTCTGCCGAGTACATAGAAGATTTTTATCGTCGCATCAGGGTTGAAGCGCAAAAGATTACGACTGATTACGAAATTATTTTTGTCAATGACGGTTCTCCGGATGATTCTTTGGAACGTTCTGTAAATTTATATGAAAAAGATGCGAAGGTAAAAGTTATCGATTTATCACGCAATTTTGGACACCATAAAGCGATTATGACCGGGCTTGCTCATGCAAACGGCGACTACATATTCCTAATCGACAGCGATCTGGAAGAAGAACCTGAGTTATTAGGAGAATTCTGGCAAGAACTACACAATGATCCTCGAATAGATATGGTCTACGGGATTCAGGCTAAACGCAAGGGGGGATGGTTCGAACGGTGGAGCGGTAATCTGTTTTATAATACGATGAATCTACTTTCGAATGTCGAACTGCCAAGAAACTTTTTAACTGTGCGTTTAATGACATCACGTTATGTTAACAGTTTGACTCGATTCGGTGAACGTGAAATGACACTGATAAATATAATCGCCATGAACGGTTACAGACAAAAAGCCATCGTCGTAAAAAAACATTCCCATAGTCCGACTACCTACTCGTTAATGCAAAAATTATCCATTGTTTTTAACGTCACGACATCCTCAAGTGCAAAACCGCTTTATATGATTTTTTACTCAGGCATGATAATAACTCTGCTATCTGCCCTTTACATCTTTGTCTTGATTTTCAATAAACTCGTTTCAAATGTTGCTTTTCACGGATGGACCTCTCTGATGGTTTCCGTATGGTTTTTAGGCGGAATGATTATCATGTTTTTGGGGATAATTGGCATCTATATTTCAAAAATTTTTGTTGAAACAAAACAACGCCCCTATACAATTATTCGAAACCTATATGAACAAAAGAAGGAACAATAATCAATGGAAAAAATTGTAATTTTTGGAATTGGTGAAATCGCCGAAATGGCTTGGTACTATTTTGGGCAAACCGATTCTCAACAGATTGTTGCATTTACAGCAGATCGGGAATATTGTCTTAACAATGATTTCAAGGGTCTTCCTTTAATTCCTTTTGACGAAATTACAACACATTTTTCGCCAACTGAATACAAAATGTTTATCGCGGTTGGCTATACAAAAGTTAATAAAATTCGAACTGAAAAATATAAACTTGCGAAAACAATGGGCTATTCTCTGACTTCCTACATCAGTCCAAATGCCACCATTGCTAATAATGTTTCCATTGGAGATAACTGTTTTGTTTTCGAAGACAATACACTCCAACCCTTTACCAAAATCGGCAATAACTGTGTATTATGGAGTGGGAATCATATCGGTCATCATTCACTCCTCGAAGACAACTGTTTTATTACATCCCATGTTGTTGTCTCCGGAGGATGCGTTATCGGTGAATCTACTTTCATAGGCGTCAATGCAACATTACGAGACCATATTAAAATAGGCAAATCCAATGTTATAGGGGCCGGTGCGTTAATTTTGGGAGATACGGAAGATAACAAGGTTTATATGGCTACACCCACGGAACCATCTAAAGTGCCTAGCAACCGTCTTAGAGGAATTTAATTTGCGTTGGACAAAAATCGGACAAATATACCAGTTTAAATCCATAGATGAATTTTGCATATCACATGCGTCAAATCCCCTGGCCATTCATCTGCATGATGATCTTTACCGAGTCTTTTTCAGTGGCCGAGACAGGGAAAATAAATCATCCGTAGCCTATGTCGATATCGATATCGAAACGCTCAAAGTAGTCGGTGAAGCCGATCAGACCCTATTTTTGCACGGAGCGGACGATAGTTTTTATTCTCATGGCGTCAGCATCGGTAATATGTATGAAGCAAATGGTCAAAACTATATCCTCTTTATGGGATGGCAAATACGCAATGGTGGACATTGGAGGGGTGACATCGGAAGACTTCGGTTGGATAAAAGCAACATGTTGGTGCTCGATCCGGCAACTCCGTTTATGAGCAGCGACGAAGAAGACCCCATCAGCCTTTCCTACCCTTGGGTTATGCAAGATGACGGTATCTACAAAATGTGGTATGGTTCCACTATCACATGGGATGCCGGAAACAATGAAATGCTCCATGTCATCAAATATGCTACTTCCCCGGATGGAGAAAAATGGGAAAAACACGGCATTGCAATCCCTTATGCCCTCGGAACGGCACAGGCATTTTCGAGACCAAGTGTCATACGCGACGATCAGGGATATCATATGTGGTTTTCATATCGTTCCGGAGATGGAACAAGATACCGTATCGGATACGCACACAGCATTGACGGCCAGCTTTGGAAAAACAGGTTGGATGACGTGGGAATCGATGTCAGTCCGGAAGGATGGGATAGTGAAATGATTTGCTACCCGTTCGTATTTGACCATAAAGGAAAACGCTATATGTTGTACAATGGAAATCAATATGGCAAAGAAGGCTTTGGCCTAGCTATTAAAAAGGAATGAATTTGCATAAAGACCATTTGGTAATTATTGCTGGTATGCCTCGTGCCGGAACAACATATATGTATAAAACCCTAGCACTACACCCTGACATGTATATGCCAGAAATCAAAGAAACCAACTATTTTTCTTACAACCATACAAAAGGCGAAGAATGGTTTGAGAAAATATACCAAAAAGCGCAGAATGAGCAAAAATACTTTGATGTTAGTCCTTTTTATTTTTTAGACCCTAATGCTATTGAGCGAATAAAAAGTTTTAACAGCAACCAAAAAGTTATTTTATTACTACGTAATCCTAATGACTGGATAAAATCATTTTACAAACAAATTCTTACTCAATCTTACAGTATAGGAACTTTTGAAACATTTGCAAAGAAATATGAAATTAAATTTGAAAGTAGCATATTGTCAATTGACTTTAAAAATTTTGATTTTATCGTCAAAGTAGAACAATTCAAACAAGCTTTCTCTGGTAATCTTATGCTGATTGATTTTACCCATTTTGAAAATAACAAACTCAATGTATTGCAAGAGATAGAAAAATTTATCGGAGTGACTTCTTTTTTTAATGATGGAAATGTTATACAGGAAAAAATTAATGCTGGTAATCGCAAGAACAATAAATTTATAACATATCTCTCTACTCTATCCATATTACGAACAATTGCTTTTACCTGCTTACCAAAGTCATTTATACATTATATCCGCAATAAATATATATTGGGCAAGCCAAATATAACAGAAGAGCTGCCACTTCCAGATATCTATCCTCAAAAAAATATATTTCTTGAAAGTTATTTCCAAAAATCTGGAATCGTATATTGCTGATGCAAAAAGGGATTGTCTTAGTATTATTATCGGTGTTTTTACAGTCATTCACTTTTTTGTGTATCAAAATATCAACAACTTCATCAGAACTATTTCAAGCAATTTGGCTCGGGAGCGCATTTATATTAATTGCTAATCGTGCTTTCATTTGGCAATATGTGTTAAAATACATGCCATTGTCCAAAGCTTACCCGTATAATTCACTGGTTCAAATATTGATTTTTGTTTATGCTGTTGTTTTTTTTCATGAAAAATTTGAGGTTAACCATCTATTTGGTTTGATACTCATGGTATTTGGTATTTATATACTTTCTCAAAGTAAAAAACCATGATTCCTCTCTATATTGTTCTAGCTGTTTTTCTTACTGTTACAGGACAAATACTCTTAAAAAAAGCTGCTATTAAGTATCATATAGTCGATTTTTTTAATGCTTATATTATTACTGGGTATTTGTTTTTTGCAATCACAGTAATAATCTCATATCACTTAATGACTTTAATTGATATGAAATATTTCACTGCTATCATGAGTGTTAATTATATATTTACCGTATTGGCATCTACACTGTTTTTAGAAGAGTCAATGGATCGTTACAAACTGTTTGGAACACTTTTGATTAGTATTGGTGTAATTATTTTTGTGTTATAAGGAAAGATATGATTACACGTGAATATCAAGTTATCGATG encodes:
- a CDS encoding glycosyltransferase family 2 protein, with the translated sequence MVLSIVTTLYRSAEYIEDFYRRIRVEAQKITTDYEIIFVNDGSPDDSLERSVNLYEKDAKVKVIDLSRNFGHHKAIMTGLAHANGDYIFLIDSDLEEEPELLGEFWQELHNDPRIDMVYGIQAKRKGGWFERWSGNLFYNTMNLLSNVELPRNFLTVRLMTSRYVNSLTRFGEREMTLINIIAMNGYRQKAIVVKKHSHSPTTYSLMQKLSIVFNVTTSSSAKPLYMIFYSGMIITLLSALYIFVLIFNKLVSNVAFHGWTSLMVSVWFLGGMIIMFLGIIGIYISKIFVETKQRPYTIIRNLYEQKKEQ
- a CDS encoding EamA family transporter, which encodes MQKGIVLVLLSVFLQSFTFLCIKISTTSSELFQAIWLGSAFILIANRAFIWQYVLKYMPLSKAYPYNSLVQILIFVYAVVFFHEKFEVNHLFGLILMVFGIYILSQSKKP
- the cysQ gene encoding 3'(2'),5'-bisphosphate nucleotidase CysQ; protein product: MLDRINIGEIIAIAKEAGHAIMEVYEKDFIVEFKADQSPLTEADKKAHDIITKGIEALGLGLPILSEEGREIPYEERKTWEYFWMVDPLDGTKEFIKKNGEFTVNIALIHDGTPVLGVVYAPVLGEMYWAKQGFGAYKNGEKLPLFKTDTSKPLRIVASKSHLSAETKAYIDELSKTAGSIECISRGSSLKLCMVAEGSADIYPRLGPTMEWDTAAADAIVKESGKSVIEFRNGYPIFYNKQNLLNPSFIVKKT
- a CDS encoding sulfotransferase; the protein is MHKDHLVIIAGMPRAGTTYMYKTLALHPDMYMPEIKETNYFSYNHTKGEEWFEKIYQKAQNEQKYFDVSPFYFLDPNAIERIKSFNSNQKVILLLRNPNDWIKSFYKQILTQSYSIGTFETFAKKYEIKFESSILSIDFKNFDFIVKVEQFKQAFSGNLMLIDFTHFENNKLNVLQEIEKFIGVTSFFNDGNVIQEKINAGNRKNNKFITYLSTLSILRTIAFTCLPKSFIHYIRNKYILGKPNITEELPLPDIYPQKNIFLESYFQKSGIVYC
- a CDS encoding acetyltransferase, producing MEKIVIFGIGEIAEMAWYYFGQTDSQQIVAFTADREYCLNNDFKGLPLIPFDEITTHFSPTEYKMFIAVGYTKVNKIRTEKYKLAKTMGYSLTSYISPNATIANNVSIGDNCFVFEDNTLQPFTKIGNNCVLWSGNHIGHHSLLEDNCFITSHVVVSGGCVIGESTFIGVNATLRDHIKIGKSNVIGAGALILGDTEDNKVYMATPTEPSKVPSNRLRGI
- a CDS encoding WbqC family protein, which encodes MTHTKKIAILQSNYIPWKGYFDLINMVDEFILYDDMQYTRRDWRNRNKIKTPQGLQWLTIPVEVKGKYYQAIKDTKISEADWGKKHWQSIRLNYSKTPYFQHYKDIFEPLYLDNDLLYLSEINYCFLQTINKTLGIATPLRWSSEFDLIDGKSERLLGLCKDCNAAEYISGPAAKDYLDETLFEQENIRVSWMDYTGYPEYHQSFPPFEHGVSVLDLIFNEGPNAPKFMKSFERTE